In Niallia sp. FSL W8-0635, one genomic interval encodes:
- a CDS encoding Rne/Rng family ribonuclease → MNQVIVNMKTRENRFVYLIDGKVEKIYVQQPQYKTTVGNVYLGQVTKVIPGMNAAFVDIGEGKGAYLPREKMISFVRDEGALEEKKKKSVSSYINQGERVLVQVIKDAAGPKGAKISGIIEMSGEHLVYMPYGRYVAVSKKIQSNTAQKSLRSFGERIKSEMEGLIFRTSAANASEADLLEELETLRQQYKELEKKAMQKKVMLVQENNEFNKQLFYLFKQMKEGEVIVDRLEEQKHWQALFPHLTVSFHQGNENLFSQYHLETEIEKVLKRIVWLNNGAYLIIDQAEAATIIDVNTGKYEGKHQLEQTVFQTNILAAKEAARQIKLRDLSGIILIDFIDMKEAEEKQVMDVIAKELKSDNRQTKVVGFTSLGILQLTRKKTMKSLSETIHSKCLICEGTGVVKSAESIAFQLERELWEYRNRDIILVEIQATEEVNKLFIGEGNIHKKRLEEVLGFAIKIEVAEFPKPDYFIRKIK, encoded by the coding sequence TTGAATCAAGTAATTGTGAACATGAAAACAAGAGAAAATAGATTTGTTTATCTAATAGATGGAAAGGTAGAAAAAATCTATGTCCAACAGCCACAATATAAAACGACTGTTGGGAATGTTTATTTAGGACAAGTGACAAAAGTTATTCCAGGGATGAATGCTGCCTTTGTGGATATCGGTGAAGGGAAGGGCGCGTATTTACCTAGAGAAAAAATGATTTCCTTTGTTCGGGACGAGGGGGCGTTAGAAGAGAAAAAAAAGAAAAGTGTATCCTCGTACATAAACCAAGGAGAACGGGTACTTGTTCAAGTTATAAAAGATGCAGCCGGACCAAAAGGTGCAAAAATATCAGGCATTATCGAGATGTCAGGGGAACATTTGGTATATATGCCTTATGGCAGATATGTAGCAGTATCAAAAAAAATTCAATCTAATACTGCTCAAAAAAGCTTAAGAAGCTTTGGGGAGCGTATAAAGTCAGAGATGGAAGGTTTGATTTTTCGTACTTCAGCTGCAAATGCTTCTGAAGCAGATTTACTAGAGGAGCTAGAAACATTACGTCAGCAATACAAAGAGTTGGAAAAGAAGGCAATGCAAAAGAAAGTTATGCTTGTACAGGAGAATAATGAGTTTAACAAACAGTTATTTTATCTTTTTAAACAAATGAAAGAGGGAGAAGTAATTGTTGATAGGTTAGAGGAGCAGAAGCACTGGCAAGCGCTGTTCCCGCATTTAACGGTTTCTTTTCATCAAGGAAATGAAAACCTTTTTTCTCAATATCATTTAGAAACAGAAATAGAAAAAGTATTAAAAAGAATTGTTTGGCTAAATAACGGTGCTTATTTGATTATTGATCAAGCGGAAGCGGCGACAATTATTGACGTAAATACAGGCAAATATGAAGGGAAGCATCAGCTCGAGCAAACAGTCTTTCAGACAAATATTCTTGCAGCAAAAGAAGCTGCAAGACAAATTAAGCTAAGAGATCTTTCTGGGATTATATTAATTGATTTTATTGATATGAAAGAAGCCGAAGAGAAGCAAGTGATGGATGTTATCGCTAAGGAACTTAAGTCAGATAATAGACAAACTAAAGTAGTTGGGTTTACATCGTTAGGTATATTGCAATTAACTCGAAAAAAAACGATGAAATCTTTATCTGAAACGATTCATAGTAAGTGCTTGATTTGTGAAGGTACAGGGGTTGTAAAGAGTGCGGAGAGTATCGCCTTTCAATTAGAAAGGGAGCTCTGGGAATATAGAAATAGGGATATTATTCTTGTGGAGATACAAGCAACGGAAGAGGTTAATAAGCTATTTATTGGCGAAGGAAATATTCATAAAAAACGTTTAGAAGAAGTATTAGGCTTTGCCATTAAGATAGAAGTAGCTGAATTTCCAAAGCCAGACTACTTTATACGCAAGATTAAATGA
- the rplU gene encoding 50S ribosomal protein L21, with protein sequence MYAIIETGGKQIKVEEGQAIYIEKLNGEAGDTVTFDKVLFVGGENVKVGSPVVEGATVTAKVEKQGRQKKIIVFKYKAKKNYHKKQGHRQPYTKVVIEKINA encoded by the coding sequence ATGTACGCAATTATTGAAACAGGCGGAAAACAAATCAAAGTTGAAGAAGGTCAAGCTATCTACATCGAGAAATTAAACGGTGAAGCTGGTGACACTGTTACTTTTGATAAAGTTCTTTTCGTTGGCGGAGAAAATGTAAAAGTAGGAAGCCCAGTTGTTGAAGGAGCTACTGTTACAGCTAAAGTTGAAAAACAAGGCCGTCAAAAGAAAATCATCGTTTTCAAATACAAAGCGAAGAAAAATTATCATAAAAAGCAAGGTCATCGTCAACCTTACACTAAAGTTGTTATCGAAAAAATCAACGCTTAA
- a CDS encoding ribosomal-processing cysteine protease Prp, which translates to MIEVTIDKTSNGLIHSFTISGHALFANSGNDIVCAGVSAVSFGSINAVISLTGITPIIKQGKDGGFISCTIPDNIPEETSEKIQLLLKGMIVSLETIERDYGKYVTITYN; encoded by the coding sequence ATGATCGAAGTAACGATTGACAAAACAAGCAATGGTCTCATTCATTCGTTTACAATAAGTGGTCATGCCCTATTTGCCAATAGTGGGAATGATATAGTATGTGCTGGAGTATCGGCTGTTTCATTTGGAAGCATTAATGCCGTTATTTCCCTTACTGGCATTACTCCTATTATTAAGCAAGGAAAAGATGGAGGATTTATTTCTTGTACTATTCCAGATAATATTCCGGAAGAAACAAGTGAGAAAATTCAACTTCTTTTAAAAGGAATGATTGTTTCTTTAGAAACAATTGAAAGAGATTATGGAAAATACGTAACTATCACTTATAATTAA